In the Enterococcus saigonensis genome, one interval contains:
- a CDS encoding FtsX-like permease family protein: MKNALLKTSLREIRNSPARFLSILGIIFLGTAFFVGIGATGPDMITSSDNYYDQQKLADATVISTLGLSTTDLDLIKEDNHVAKAMPEYSVDLNLSDKNQVLRFFGYTAQQDINDYYVVKGRLPKNSGEIALDNLADYNKDYRIGDKFIVAIDDDPKQQLKKREFKVVGFVNSPEYIENIKRGSTNVGSGTIDYFAVVHENDLNLPSYSRILVQFKESKKHTAYSKTYEKITDEGIKSLRRKLRQRPQQRLKEVKEQAQEQLKIVQAEITQGEKTLDDGENKLKRAKEKIENAKKELAAKIESGKKEQENIANKLEEQEKELQQQNEDLNQQGQLLAQEQAEVAAQRKAATTTSTANPNDLAIQQTQEKIDNGNNLKDKLEQLSSDEETLKKEISEEKSSLLALAELIGDAQLNESIEKWDEENITLADVVAVQKEIINRIDTLKRQLTQLTNTETTSTLDLSEIEEKERSLAQAEVKLDQAKKTLQDKAAELKEAKAKLIETKEKADVTTKKAETEIAGSEKVYQQQLIEFQKQTSTNMPKLLDAELQLKNEKKRLENLKPAEYIFSDRNDNPGYTEYKQNADRITSLATVFPLIFYLIAALVSLTTMTRMVEEKRGEIGTFKALGYRNAEIALKFFIYSFLAGIIGSLLGLLVGFNLFPSIIIDAYGQLYNLPSFVTPWYLNYTIIGIMVGLICTVGVAMLTVRLDLIVPPATLLRPKAPKAGKRVWLENIKPLWKRLNFNQKVTLRNLFRYKLRMLMTVVGIAGCTAMIVTGFGLRDSITDIIPLQFEKLWHYQAVVSFSDTNKNNETRYEREVKQLNRYKDSLAVSIETFTISGHDKTPQDVSVYVPQKAQNLNEFILLNNRQSTREYQLQNKGAVINEKLAQLFNIKIGDTIHLKDTDKQSYPIKVAGIAENYTGHFAYLSPSYYEQVFQRKPEYNAAFLLFKKDLSSSQEKDVAEKLMENPEVVNVSFLSDSLHALDDTTQALTIVVWVLIISAGLLAFIVLYNLNNINISERIRELSTIKVLGFYDNELTMYIYRENIILTIFGILFGLVLGKIEHDFVLKTVELDMVMFSPVIQPLSYLYASLITIFFTILVGIFIYIKLKNVDMIEALKSNE, encoded by the coding sequence ATGAAAAACGCATTACTCAAAACTAGTCTGCGAGAGATCAGAAATTCTCCGGCACGATTTTTATCGATTCTTGGAATAATCTTTTTAGGAACTGCTTTTTTTGTCGGTATCGGTGCAACCGGGCCTGATATGATCACATCCAGTGATAATTATTACGATCAGCAAAAATTGGCAGATGCAACAGTGATCTCAACGCTTGGCTTATCCACGACAGACCTTGATTTAATCAAAGAAGATAATCATGTGGCAAAAGCGATGCCTGAATATTCAGTTGATTTAAATTTAAGCGATAAAAATCAAGTCTTGCGCTTTTTTGGCTACACCGCGCAGCAAGATATCAACGACTATTACGTAGTTAAAGGACGTTTACCAAAAAATTCAGGAGAAATTGCACTAGATAATTTAGCTGATTACAATAAAGATTATCGTATTGGCGATAAATTTATCGTAGCAATAGATGACGATCCAAAACAACAACTAAAAAAACGTGAGTTTAAAGTTGTTGGTTTCGTGAATAGTCCAGAATATATTGAAAACATTAAACGCGGCAGTACAAACGTTGGCAGTGGCACAATAGATTATTTTGCAGTAGTCCATGAAAATGACTTAAATTTGCCAAGTTATAGTCGCATTTTGGTTCAGTTTAAAGAAAGTAAAAAGCACACAGCATATTCCAAAACTTATGAAAAGATAACAGATGAAGGAATCAAAAGTTTACGTAGAAAACTACGTCAAAGACCACAACAACGTCTAAAGGAAGTAAAAGAACAAGCTCAAGAACAGTTAAAAATAGTTCAAGCTGAAATCACACAAGGGGAAAAAACGTTAGATGATGGCGAAAACAAATTAAAAAGAGCAAAAGAAAAAATTGAAAATGCGAAAAAAGAGTTAGCAGCTAAAATAGAATCAGGCAAGAAAGAACAAGAAAACATAGCCAATAAGTTGGAGGAGCAAGAAAAAGAACTCCAGCAACAAAACGAAGATTTAAATCAGCAGGGACAATTGTTGGCACAAGAACAAGCAGAAGTGGCTGCACAGCGTAAAGCAGCTACGACAACATCAACTGCTAATCCTAATGATCTGGCCATCCAGCAAACTCAAGAAAAAATTGATAATGGCAATAATTTGAAAGACAAATTAGAACAATTGTCTTCTGACGAAGAAACCCTCAAAAAAGAAATTAGTGAGGAAAAAAGTTCGCTTTTAGCGTTGGCAGAATTAATAGGAGACGCGCAATTAAACGAAAGTATTGAGAAGTGGGATGAAGAAAATATCACACTTGCAGATGTCGTAGCCGTACAAAAAGAAATTATCAACCGTATAGATACTTTAAAAAGACAATTGACACAGTTGACAAATACCGAAACAACATCCACGTTGGATTTAAGTGAAATTGAAGAAAAAGAGCGGAGTTTGGCACAAGCAGAAGTAAAATTAGACCAAGCTAAAAAAACGCTACAAGATAAAGCCGCTGAACTTAAAGAAGCAAAAGCAAAATTGATAGAAACAAAAGAAAAAGCTGACGTAACAACAAAAAAAGCTGAGACTGAAATTGCTGGCAGTGAAAAAGTGTATCAGCAGCAATTAATCGAATTTCAGAAACAAACAAGCACCAACATGCCAAAACTTTTGGATGCTGAGCTACAATTAAAAAATGAAAAAAAACGGTTAGAAAACTTGAAGCCGGCAGAGTATATTTTTAGTGATCGTAATGATAATCCAGGCTATACCGAATACAAACAAAATGCTGATCGCATTACATCGTTAGCCACTGTTTTTCCACTAATTTTTTACTTGATTGCTGCCTTAGTCAGCTTGACTACCATGACGAGAATGGTGGAAGAAAAAAGAGGAGAAATCGGAACCTTCAAAGCTTTAGGTTATCGAAATGCTGAAATAGCTTTAAAATTCTTTATTTATTCTTTCTTAGCGGGAATTATCGGTTCACTATTAGGGTTGCTGGTTGGCTTTAACCTATTTCCAAGTATTATTATCGATGCCTATGGTCAATTGTATAATTTACCTTCTTTTGTCACACCGTGGTATTTGAATTACACAATCATTGGTATTATGGTTGGGTTGATTTGTACAGTAGGTGTAGCTATGTTGACAGTGCGATTGGATTTAATTGTCCCTCCTGCAACTTTATTGCGTCCTAAAGCACCAAAGGCAGGAAAAAGAGTGTGGCTAGAAAATATTAAACCATTGTGGAAACGACTAAATTTTAATCAAAAAGTAACCTTGCGTAATTTATTCCGGTATAAATTACGAATGTTGATGACGGTGGTTGGAATTGCGGGATGTACAGCGATGATCGTCACTGGATTTGGCTTGCGGGATTCTATTACAGATATTATTCCACTGCAATTTGAGAAATTGTGGCATTACCAAGCTGTTGTTTCATTTAGTGATACCAATAAGAATAATGAAACACGTTACGAAAGAGAAGTTAAACAATTAAATCGCTACAAAGATAGTTTGGCCGTTAGCATAGAGACCTTTACAATTTCAGGACACGATAAAACACCGCAAGATGTCAGTGTGTATGTACCACAAAAAGCTCAAAATTTAAATGAATTCATTTTATTAAATAACCGTCAAAGCACGCGAGAATACCAACTGCAAAATAAAGGTGCAGTTATTAATGAGAAATTGGCACAACTATTTAATATAAAAATTGGAGATACAATTCATTTAAAAGATACAGATAAACAAAGTTATCCAATTAAAGTCGCTGGAATTGCGGAAAATTATACCGGTCATTTTGCTTATTTAAGTCCATCTTATTATGAACAAGTTTTTCAGAGAAAACCTGAATATAATGCTGCTTTTTTACTTTTTAAAAAGGATTTGAGTAGCAGTCAAGAAAAAGATGTCGCTGAGAAATTAATGGAAAATCCTGAAGTTGTGAATGTGAGCTTTTTATCAGATTCCTTACATGCACTAGATGACACAACACAAGCTTTAACAATTGTTGTATGGGTTTTGATTATATCAGCCGGGCTTTTAGCTTTTATCGTTTTATATAATTTAAATAATATTAATATCTCAGAACGAATTCGCGAACTTTCAACTATTAAGGTGTTGGGATTTTATGATAATGAATTAACCATGTACATTTATCGAGAAAATATTATTTTAACTATTTTTGGTATTTTATTCGGCCTAGTTTTAGGTAAAATCGAACATGATTTTGTCTTGAAGACAGTTGAGTTGGACATGGTGATGTTTTCGCCAGTTATTCAGCCTTTGAGTTATCTCTATGCGAGTCTTATTACAATTTTCTTTACAATACTTGTTGGGATTTTTATATATATTAAGTTAAAAAATGTGGATATGATAGAGGCGTTAAAATCAAATGAATAA
- a CDS encoding ABC transporter ATP-binding protein, which produces MSYIEVFNEVKKYQMGDTEIIANDNVTFSVEKGEIAVILGPSGAGKSTVLNILGGMDTCDSGQVTVDGTDIARFDAKQLTGYRRNDVGFVFQFYNLVPNLTAKENVELASQIVEDAMDAEEVLLKVGLGKRMNNFPAQLSGGEQQRVTIARALAKKPKILLCDEPTGALDYETGKQILEILKDTATEFETTVIIITHNSAIAPMADRVIKINDAKVRSITLNENPLPIEEIAW; this is translated from the coding sequence ATGAGTTATATTGAAGTTTTTAACGAAGTGAAAAAGTATCAGATGGGAGATACGGAAATCATTGCTAACGATAATGTTACCTTTAGTGTTGAAAAAGGTGAGATAGCTGTTATTTTAGGGCCAAGTGGTGCTGGAAAGTCGACTGTTTTAAACATACTAGGTGGCATGGACACCTGTGATAGTGGACAAGTTACAGTAGATGGAACAGATATCGCACGTTTTGATGCGAAACAATTGACAGGATATAGAAGAAACGATGTCGGTTTTGTCTTCCAATTTTATAATTTAGTTCCTAATTTAACTGCAAAAGAAAATGTGGAATTAGCCTCACAAATTGTAGAAGACGCAATGGATGCTGAGGAGGTCTTGTTAAAAGTTGGATTAGGTAAGCGCATGAATAATTTTCCTGCACAATTGTCTGGAGGAGAACAACAGCGCGTGACGATTGCTCGTGCTTTGGCTAAAAAACCTAAAATTTTACTTTGTGATGAACCAACAGGAGCACTGGATTATGAAACAGGAAAACAAATTTTAGAAATTTTGAAAGATACAGCAACAGAATTTGAAACGACAGTCATAATTATTACCCATAATTCAGCAATTGCTCCTATGGCCGATCGTGTCATTAAAATTAATGATGCCAAGGTCAGAAGTATTACTTTAAATGAAAATCCACTTCCGATTGAAGAGATTGCGTGGTGA
- the nagA gene encoding N-acetylglucosamine-6-phosphate deacetylase: protein MRTFIYADKFFLNSDTKSAGYLEIIDGKFGSYYAELPEKDADVIDHSGKWIAPGLVDTHIHGYKNQDVMDNNAEGLKIMSEGLLECGVTSYLPTTLTSTKELLKDVAKTIGDTYQEVKGAKIQGIYFEGPYFTEEHKGAQNPSYFGDPDIDTFHEWQEASGGLIKKIALAPERQGVKEFVNQVTREGVVVALGHSNATLEEATEAVEAGANVFVHAYNGMRGLNHREPGMVGALLSLQHVFSELICDGHHVHPQAAEILMEKAGHDHVALITDCMMAGGMPDGDYILGEFPVVVKEGTARMKEGNLAGSILKLKEAIKNVVDWEIATPEEAIMMATWVPAVSCKIDDKCGLIKNGRDADFIVLNPDMTLVATYLDGVKRYEA from the coding sequence ATGCGGACATTTATTTATGCTGACAAGTTTTTCTTAAATTCTGATACTAAATCTGCAGGCTATTTAGAAATTATTGATGGAAAATTTGGTAGCTATTATGCTGAATTACCTGAAAAAGATGCAGATGTTATCGACCACAGTGGCAAATGGATTGCCCCAGGTTTAGTGGACACACATATTCACGGCTATAAAAACCAAGATGTTATGGACAATAATGCTGAAGGTTTGAAGATTATGTCTGAAGGGTTGTTAGAATGTGGTGTGACTTCTTACCTACCAACGACTTTAACTTCTACAAAAGAATTATTAAAAGACGTTGCTAAAACGATTGGCGATACGTATCAAGAAGTAAAAGGTGCAAAAATTCAAGGGATCTATTTTGAAGGACCATATTTTACAGAAGAACACAAGGGTGCGCAAAACCCATCTTACTTTGGTGATCCAGATATTGATACTTTCCATGAATGGCAAGAGGCATCTGGTGGTTTAATTAAAAAAATTGCTTTAGCACCTGAACGTCAAGGCGTTAAAGAGTTTGTTAATCAAGTGACGAGAGAAGGTGTCGTAGTAGCTTTAGGGCATAGTAATGCGACATTAGAAGAAGCAACAGAAGCAGTTGAAGCTGGAGCAAATGTATTTGTACACGCTTATAATGGGATGCGTGGATTGAATCATCGCGAACCAGGTATGGTAGGTGCGCTACTTAGTTTACAACATGTCTTTTCTGAATTGATTTGTGACGGACACCATGTTCATCCACAAGCTGCTGAAATTTTAATGGAAAAAGCTGGCCATGACCATGTAGCATTAATTACAGATTGCATGATGGCAGGTGGCATGCCAGATGGCGACTATATTTTGGGTGAGTTCCCTGTTGTAGTAAAAGAGGGAACAGCTCGAATGAAAGAAGGCAATTTGGCTGGTAGTATTTTGAAATTAAAAGAAGCTATTAAGAATGTCGTAGATTGGGAAATTGCTACTCCAGAAGAAGCAATTATGATGGCAACTTGGGTTCCCGCTGTTAGTTGTAAGATTGATGACAAGTGTGGTTTGATTAAAAATGGACGGGATGCTGACTTTATTGTCTTAAATCCAGACATGACCTTAGTAGCTACTTATTTAGATGGTGTAAAACGTTACGAAGCTTAA
- a CDS encoding helix-turn-helix domain-containing protein has product MTAENVSFGQALKQIRKDRKLTQKMLSQNICSQSVLSRIENDEELPNVLVMQNLCERLGVTIDQIMTLHSKEIRKVNLLLDQMAYHFFHKEYTKLNALLNQPDVLDQLYLDTDLQLYYYYLGSCEYFLGKDLESSLQHLKHGLSYTFQVDKHFISSNEIQLISCIGRVQVDLGQKKEGEFNLAYSMELFYTLPNERIDCRLAKVFYNYGLFLYREKRYDEALVIVKNGAEMVRKQKSYYYLEELFRLEGLIYEAQGKNEQGEKYFKISSSVKRITNL; this is encoded by the coding sequence ATGACAGCAGAAAATGTTTCTTTTGGGCAAGCATTAAAACAGATTCGCAAAGATCGTAAATTAACACAAAAAATGTTGTCGCAAAATATTTGTTCTCAAAGCGTTTTGAGTCGCATCGAAAATGACGAAGAGTTGCCAAATGTCTTGGTGATGCAGAATTTGTGCGAACGACTAGGCGTAACTATTGATCAAATTATGACGCTTCACTCTAAGGAGATTCGAAAGGTAAATTTATTGCTTGATCAAATGGCCTATCACTTTTTCCATAAAGAATATACAAAATTAAACGCATTGTTAAATCAGCCAGATGTTTTAGATCAATTGTATTTGGATACAGACTTACAATTATACTATTATTATTTAGGCAGTTGCGAATATTTTCTAGGAAAAGACCTCGAATCGTCTTTGCAGCATTTGAAACATGGACTTTCTTATACATTTCAAGTGGACAAACATTTTATTTCTTCTAATGAAATTCAATTAATTTCTTGTATTGGAAGAGTACAAGTGGATTTAGGTCAAAAAAAAGAAGGAGAGTTTAATCTAGCTTATAGTATGGAGCTTTTTTATACATTACCTAATGAGCGTATTGATTGCCGCCTTGCAAAAGTTTTTTATAATTACGGTTTGTTTTTATACCGAGAAAAGCGGTATGACGAAGCATTGGTTATCGTGAAAAATGGTGCAGAAATGGTGCGAAAACAAAAAAGTTATTATTATTTAGAAGAGCTTTTCCGGTTAGAAGGTTTGATTTATGAAGCGCAAGGTAAAAATGAACAAGGAGAGAAATACTTTAAAATATCTAGCTCTGTGAAACGGATTACAAATCTTTAA
- a CDS encoding DUF2187 domain-containing protein, producing MKQQANVIFKWQDEQFSGWIEKEYQNSFLINVTNPNEELETKYAKRIIISKKACQRLS from the coding sequence ATGAAACAACAAGCAAATGTTATTTTTAAGTGGCAAGATGAACAATTTTCAGGCTGGATTGAAAAGGAGTATCAAAATTCGTTTTTAATCAATGTGACAAACCCGAATGAGGAATTAGAGACGAAGTATGCCAAGCGAATTATCATCAGTAAAAAAGCCTGCCAACGGCTCTCATAA
- a CDS encoding pyridoxal phosphate-dependent aminotransferase: MKHFEKSNKLEGVSYDVRGPVLEEADRMQEEGVSILKLNTGNPAPFGFEAPDEIVRDLIMNVRSSEGYSDSKGIFSARKAIEQYCQLKGFPNVTINDIYTGNGVSELITMCMQGLCNDGDEVLVPSPDYPLWTASVSLAGGKPVHYICDEASEWYPDLQDMRAKITSKTKAIVVINPNNPTGALYPQEILEGIVDLAREFDLIIFSDEIYDRLVMDGLTHVPIATLAPDRFIVTLNGLSKSHRVAGFRVGWMVLSGDKKGVKDYIEGLNMLSSMRLCSNVLSQQIIQTALGGYQSSDELLLPGGRIYEQREFIYNALNDIPGLSAVKPKAAFYIFPKIDIKRFNITNDEQFVLDFLHEHKILLVHGGGFNWQEPDHFRIVYLPKMDDLKFTAEKLRAFLATYQQK; encoded by the coding sequence ATGAAACATTTTGAGAAATCAAATAAATTAGAAGGTGTTAGCTATGACGTGCGCGGCCCAGTGTTAGAAGAGGCCGATCGAATGCAAGAAGAAGGCGTTAGTATTTTAAAATTAAATACTGGTAATCCGGCACCTTTTGGCTTTGAAGCCCCTGATGAAATTGTGCGTGACTTAATTATGAATGTTCGTTCATCAGAAGGATATTCTGATTCCAAAGGGATTTTTTCAGCGCGAAAAGCCATTGAGCAGTATTGTCAATTAAAGGGATTTCCTAACGTAACAATAAATGATATTTATACAGGTAATGGAGTTAGTGAGCTTATCACTATGTGTATGCAAGGCTTATGTAATGATGGAGACGAGGTGTTAGTACCCTCACCTGACTATCCTTTATGGACGGCATCCGTTTCTTTAGCTGGTGGCAAACCCGTTCATTATATTTGTGATGAAGCAAGTGAGTGGTATCCAGATCTTCAAGATATGCGTGCTAAAATTACCAGTAAAACTAAAGCAATTGTAGTAATTAATCCTAATAATCCCACTGGAGCACTTTATCCCCAAGAGATATTAGAAGGTATCGTGGACTTAGCACGAGAATTTGATTTGATTATTTTTTCTGATGAAATCTATGATCGCTTGGTGATGGATGGACTGACCCATGTTCCAATCGCCACATTAGCTCCAGACCGCTTCATCGTGACCTTAAATGGATTATCAAAATCTCACCGTGTAGCAGGTTTTCGTGTAGGTTGGATGGTTCTAAGTGGAGATAAAAAAGGGGTGAAAGATTACATTGAGGGTTTAAATATGTTGTCTTCCATGCGTTTATGCTCCAATGTATTGTCTCAACAAATTATTCAAACTGCTCTTGGGGGATACCAAAGCAGTGATGAATTATTATTGCCAGGTGGTCGAATCTACGAACAACGTGAATTCATTTATAACGCATTAAATGATATTCCAGGTCTTTCAGCTGTAAAACCAAAAGCAGCTTTTTATATTTTTCCTAAAATTGACATTAAGCGGTTTAATATTACCAATGATGAACAATTTGTTTTGGATTTTTTGCATGAACACAAGATTTTGCTAGTCCATGGTGGCGGGTTTAATTGGCAAGAACCCGATCATTTTCGGATTGTTTATTTGCCTAAAATGGATGATTTGAAATTTACAGCAGAAAAATTGCGCGCGTTTTTGGCAACCTATCAACAAAAATAA
- a CDS encoding MerR family transcriptional regulator yields the protein MKNYSIGEIAQKYQLSVATLRYYDEKGLLPFVKRNEYGQRIFTADDLGYLEVIACLKKSAIPLKDIKVFMQWCIQGDSTLPKRYEFMVSQEEILEQKINVLQANLEFLRWKKWYYAQAKTAGSEKMFFKTGTTQVDSKWRQKYLLEASENSSK from the coding sequence ATGAAAAATTATTCGATTGGTGAAATTGCCCAAAAATACCAACTTAGTGTGGCGACACTACGCTATTACGATGAAAAGGGCCTGTTGCCTTTTGTAAAGCGCAATGAATACGGTCAAAGAATTTTTACAGCAGACGACTTGGGCTACCTTGAAGTTATAGCTTGTTTAAAAAAATCAGCAATTCCATTAAAAGACATTAAAGTTTTTATGCAATGGTGTATTCAAGGAGACAGTACGCTGCCTAAACGTTATGAATTTATGGTGAGTCAAGAAGAAATATTAGAGCAAAAGATAAACGTTTTGCAAGCTAACCTTGAATTTTTAAGATGGAAAAAATGGTATTATGCTCAGGCAAAAACGGCAGGAAGCGAAAAAATGTTTTTTAAAACTGGAACGACGCAAGTAGATTCTAAATGGCGACAGAAATATTTATTAGAAGCCAGTGAAAATAGTTCAAAGTAG
- a CDS encoding SDR family oxidoreductase, whose product MSKPLVVITGASSGFGAQMAEIFNQQGYPLLLLARRTECILSLPLNFQNVMIEKVDVTDKLAFQQAIEKAVAKFGPVDLLVNNAGVMLLGNVTSQDATQWQQMLDVNIMGVLNGIQIVLNKMIDQRHGTIINISSLAGKKTFRNHVAYVASKFGVHGLTETIREEVSDKNVRICLVAPGAAETELLSHTTDRQSQKDYTAWKETMGGITLDPKVVAQTVQFIYEMPQEVTIREIDLAATAQDS is encoded by the coding sequence ATGTCAAAACCACTTGTCGTTATTACTGGTGCTTCATCGGGATTTGGTGCCCAGATGGCAGAAATATTTAATCAACAAGGTTATCCTTTACTTTTACTAGCACGTCGCACCGAATGTATTTTGTCACTTCCACTTAATTTTCAAAATGTGATGATTGAAAAAGTTGATGTCACAGACAAACTCGCCTTTCAGCAGGCAATTGAAAAAGCTGTTGCAAAATTTGGTCCCGTTGATTTGTTAGTTAACAATGCGGGGGTGATGCTTCTTGGCAATGTGACAAGCCAAGACGCTACCCAATGGCAACAAATGTTAGATGTCAATATCATGGGTGTTTTAAACGGGATACAAATTGTTTTAAATAAGATGATTGACCAAAGACATGGCACAATTATCAATATCTCTTCACTTGCCGGTAAAAAAACATTTCGAAATCATGTTGCTTATGTGGCCTCAAAATTTGGTGTTCATGGCCTGACTGAAACAATTCGTGAAGAAGTGTCCGATAAAAATGTTCGGATCTGCCTTGTTGCTCCCGGAGCTGCTGAAACCGAACTTTTGAGCCACACAACTGATCGCCAATCACAAAAAGATTATACTGCTTGGAAAGAGACAATGGGCGGTATAACTTTAGATCCAAAAGTAGTAGCACAGACAGTGCAGTTTATTTATGAAATGCCACAGGAAGTGACAATTCGCGAAATAGATCTTGCTGCAACTGCGCAAGATAGTTAA
- a CDS encoding glycoside hydrolase family 13 protein, producing the protein MTNVYFNSWLEEYKKPFGAVLVNEFISFKIRAADPNVTGVTLVVTNDGGESHTIPMENYGTTTYHFDYFCNEGKGIYFYYFKLHYLDANHAEYTRYYGAKEGGGPGRLVDHLEEINAYQLTCYEQAEVAPSWYREGIFYQIFPDRFYNGNAQQVVNNPKENTFIYGSKEDKPMYIRDENGDIARWDFFGGNFKGIKDKIPYLKKLGITGIYLNPIFEARSNHRYDTSNYLNIDPVLGTEEEFAELLHALHQNNIHVILDGVFSHVGRNSLYFNYDGAYGENEGAYRNIHSRYYPWFTFNRYPDDYRSWWGVKDLPEINKENKAFQEFIFGSAGVLQKWNEFGVDGWRLDVADELPDEFIAGVRRNLDQFNNKVLLGEVWEDASNKISYGKRRQYILGKHLQGVMNYPLREQALAFLIADCRPETIARHFTTLQENYPHDIFYNSFNNIGTHDTERILTQLNGDRRKLALAFGLLHLFPGVPCIYYGDEAGLTGKKDPDNRKFFPWDNIDETCDEACHKWIALREDNPVIFRGDFLLLYTQRVLGVLRYDAEDFVLVFFNPSNGIQVLNVEEIQSLRPLPISKERLQAIIGRNTTMQETGTVVFSGKLYE; encoded by the coding sequence ATGACGAATGTGTATTTTAATTCATGGCTAGAAGAGTATAAAAAGCCTTTTGGCGCTGTTTTAGTCAATGAATTTATTTCTTTTAAAATTCGAGCTGCAGACCCCAATGTCACAGGGGTAACGTTAGTTGTCACAAATGATGGTGGGGAAAGTCATACTATTCCAATGGAAAATTATGGGACGACTACTTATCATTTTGATTATTTTTGTAACGAAGGTAAAGGAATCTATTTTTACTATTTTAAGCTGCATTACTTAGATGCAAATCATGCTGAGTATACGCGTTACTATGGTGCAAAAGAAGGTGGTGGACCAGGTAGATTAGTCGATCACTTAGAAGAAATAAATGCTTATCAACTAACTTGTTATGAACAGGCGGAAGTAGCACCAAGTTGGTATCGAGAAGGGATATTCTATCAAATATTCCCAGATCGTTTTTATAATGGAAATGCGCAACAAGTAGTAAATAACCCTAAAGAAAATACGTTTATTTATGGCAGTAAAGAAGATAAACCGATGTATATTCGAGATGAAAATGGTGATATTGCTCGTTGGGACTTTTTTGGTGGGAATTTTAAAGGGATTAAAGATAAAATTCCCTATTTAAAGAAACTGGGGATTACAGGCATTTATTTGAATCCTATTTTTGAAGCACGCAGTAATCACCGGTATGATACGAGTAATTATTTAAATATTGATCCAGTTTTGGGCACAGAAGAAGAATTTGCCGAATTGTTACACGCACTTCATCAAAATAATATTCACGTCATTTTAGATGGTGTGTTTAGTCATGTTGGGCGTAACAGTCTTTATTTTAATTATGATGGTGCTTATGGTGAAAATGAAGGTGCTTATCGCAATATTCATAGCCGGTATTATCCGTGGTTTACTTTTAACCGCTATCCGGATGACTACCGTTCTTGGTGGGGAGTAAAAGATTTACCGGAGATTAATAAAGAAAACAAAGCATTTCAAGAATTTATTTTTGGTTCTGCAGGAGTCTTACAAAAGTGGAATGAATTTGGTGTTGATGGTTGGCGTTTAGACGTAGCCGATGAATTGCCAGATGAATTTATTGCCGGGGTTCGTCGAAATTTAGATCAGTTTAATAATAAAGTTTTATTAGGAGAAGTCTGGGAAGACGCCTCAAACAAAATTTCTTATGGCAAACGACGGCAATATATATTAGGAAAACACCTCCAAGGAGTAATGAATTATCCCCTGCGAGAACAAGCACTGGCTTTTCTTATAGCAGATTGTCGTCCTGAAACAATTGCCAGACATTTTACAACATTGCAAGAAAATTATCCCCACGACATCTTTTACAACAGTTTCAATAATATTGGAACCCATGATACTGAGCGGATTTTAACACAATTAAATGGTGATAGAAGAAAATTAGCGTTAGCATTTGGTTTGTTGCATCTTTTTCCAGGTGTGCCGTGCATCTATTATGGTGATGAAGCGGGATTAACCGGTAAAAAAGACCCAGATAACCGCAAATTTTTTCCATGGGATAATATTGATGAGACTTGTGATGAGGCTTGTCACAAATGGATTGCTTTGCGAGAGGATAATCCCGTCATTTTTCGAGGCGATTTTTTATTATTGTATACACAACGAGTTTTAGGTGTACTTCGGTATGATGCGGAGGACTTTGTCTTAGTTTTCTTTAATCCTAGTAATGGTATCCAAGTTTTAAATGTAGAAGAAATTCAATCTTTGCGCCCATTGCCAATCTCAAAGGAACGTTTGCAAGCAATTATTGGTCGTAATACTACTATGCAAGAAACAGGCACAGTAGTATTTAGTGGAAAGCTATACGAATAA